The Apodemus sylvaticus chromosome 22, mApoSyl1.1, whole genome shotgun sequence genome includes a region encoding these proteins:
- the LOC127672441 gene encoding uncharacterized protein LOC127672441 yields MFSCFWRSSGADHKKAKSGRLGHIWRRWIHPLTHCWRVSRRDPEVCPQNKKKTGSLPKPPRFNYRTTEYIEQMVEYLPTAVRYNDHLSISIFLTVYHKYVTTWEVLDLIMTMYASFQSDSVEDQQTKSDIFSFLSRWFEKFPDSFSKDPDMAVVRRLMTYVKLNVPSEEVHARATELLSVLEEEEAKKLKLEKACATPAEPPVQDASVMQESLTVRPTSEAETQGDLPPREDTALLETTPLEPFEPEAGPVQLPSSDPALPTSPDTQSPIDVSADVAADMAADMAADVSADVSAVVSADMAANVSADMGANVSASGHLFLHSVVQLGEPECFFPLPEVDI; encoded by the exons ATGTTCTCTTGTTTCTGGCGTTCAAGTGGCGCTGACCACAAAAAAGCCAAGAGTGGTCGCCTTGGCCACATTTGGAGACGTTGGATACACCCTTTGACACACTGCTGGCGTGTATCCCGCAGGGATCCCGAG GTCTGTCCtcagaataaaaagaagacaggCTCTCTGCCCAAGCCCCCCAGGTTCAACTATAGAACCACAGAATATATTGAACAAATGGTAGAGTATTTACCAACTGCAGTTCGGTACAACGACCACCTCTCGATCAgcatttttcttactgtttaccACAAGTATGTTACCACCTGGGAGGTGCTGGACCTGATAATGACAAT GTATGCATCCTTCCAGTCTGACTCAGTGGAGGACCAGCAAACAAAGAG cGACATATTCAGTTTTCTATCCCGCTGGTTTGAGAAATTTCCTGATAGTTTTAGtaaggacccagacatggccgTCGTCAGGCGATTAATGACCTACGTGAAGCTCAATGTGCCTTCCGAAGAAGTACATGCCCGAGCCACGGAGCTGCTCTCagttctggaggaggaggaggccaaaaAGCTAAAGCTTGAGAAAG CTTGTGCAACACCAGCAGAGCCCCCAGTGCAGGATGCCTCAGTGATGCAAGAGAGTCTGACTGTGAGGCCAACTTCTGAGGCAGAGACACAGGGAGACCTGCCACCCCGAGAGGACACTGCGCTCTTGGAAACAACACCTCTAGAACCATTTGAGCCAGAAGCTGGTCCAGTGCAGCTTCCAAGTTCAGATCCAGCTCTGCCGACATCACCTGATACACAGTCACCTATAGATGTATCTGCAGATGTGGCTGCAGATATGGCTGCAGATATGGCcgcagatgtgtctgcagatgtgtctgcagtTGTGTCTGCAGATATGGCTGCAAATGTGTCTGCAGACATGGGTGCCAATGTTTCAGCTTCTGGGCACCTATTTCTACATTCTGTTGTGCAATTAGGTGAACCAGAATGTTTTTTCCCTCTGCCTGAGGTGGATATATAG
- the LOC127672918 gene encoding cyclin-dependent kinase 2-associated protein 1-like: MSCKPNLTAHMPAAALNAGRVRSPSTSMATSSQYRQLLSDSGPPSLGYAQGTGNSQVPQSQYAELLAIIEELGKEIRPTYAGSKSAMERLKRGIIHARSLVRECLAEMEQNARS, encoded by the coding sequence ATGTCGTGCAAGCCGAACTTGACCGCGCACATGCCCGCCGCCGCCCTCAACGCCGGACGTGTCCGCTCACCATCCACTAGCATGGCTACCTCCTCCCAGTACCGCCAGCTGCTGAGTGACTCTGGGCCTCCATCGCTAGGCTATGCCCAGGGAACTGGAAATAGCCAAGTGCCTCAGAGTCAATATGCAGAGCTGCTGGCCATCAttgaagagttggggaaagagaTCAGACCCACGTATGCAGGGAGCAAGAGCGCCATGGAGAGGCTAAAACGAGGCATCATTCATGCCCGAAGCCTGGTTCGGGAGTGCTTGGCTGAGATGGAACAGAATGCCAGGTCCTAG